One Halostella limicola genomic window carries:
- the cbiT gene encoding precorrin-6Y C5,15-methyltransferase (decarboxylating) subunit CbiT: MPRVELPHDAKAGPTKSEVRSVLLGKLDLGPTDHFVEVGSCTGAVTVEAARRAGRVTAIERKESRAETTRKNLAANDVEGVEVRVAEAPEGLPDDADALFLGGSRNYEAVLDHAVEAGIGTVAMNVSRLEVAGAATEAFRERDLLDDVVQFQVSRGYELAGATSFDSENPVYMLVGGAGDADGESGGDDR; the protein is encoded by the coding sequence ATGCCACGGGTGGAGCTACCCCACGACGCGAAGGCCGGCCCGACGAAGTCCGAGGTGCGGTCGGTCCTGCTTGGCAAACTGGACCTCGGTCCGACCGACCACTTCGTCGAGGTCGGGTCCTGCACCGGAGCGGTGACCGTCGAGGCCGCGCGCCGCGCCGGGCGCGTGACGGCGATAGAGCGTAAGGAGTCCCGCGCGGAGACGACGCGGAAGAACCTCGCCGCGAACGACGTCGAGGGCGTCGAGGTCCGCGTCGCCGAGGCCCCCGAGGGGCTGCCGGACGACGCCGACGCCCTGTTTCTCGGCGGGAGCCGGAACTACGAGGCGGTGCTCGATCACGCCGTCGAGGCGGGGATCGGGACGGTCGCGATGAACGTCTCGCGGCTCGAAGTCGCCGGCGCGGCGACCGAGGCGTTCCGCGAGCGCGACCTGCTCGACGACGTCGTGCAGTTCCAGGTGAGCCGCGGCTACGAGCTCGCCGGCGCGACGAGCTTCGACTCGGAGAACCCGGTGTACATGCTCGTCGGCGGCGCGGGCGACGCCGACGGCGAGTCGGGAGGTGACGACCGATGA